A single Camelus bactrianus isolate YW-2024 breed Bactrian camel chromosome 1, ASM4877302v1, whole genome shotgun sequence DNA region contains:
- the LOC105077971 gene encoding olfactory receptor 5AC2, translating into MSEGNKTLVTKFVLTGLTQRPWLQVLLFLLFLIICLTTLVGNLGLMALIWKDTHLHTPMYLFLGGLAFADACSSSSITPRMLVSFLDKTAKISLAECITQFYFFASSATTECFLLVVMAYDRYVAICNPLLYPVVMSTRICTHLISISYAIGFLHPLIHVSLLLRLTFCRSNVIYYFYCEILQLFKISCNDSSINALMLLIFGAFIQISTVMTIIISYTRVLFDILKKKSEKGRSKAFSTCSAHMLSVSLYYGTLIFMYVRPASSLAEDQDKIYSLFYTIIIPLLNPFIYSLRNKEAIGALRRVAKK; encoded by the coding sequence ATGTCAGAAGGAAACAAGACTCTGGTGACTAAATTTGTTCTCACAGGACTTACACAGAGACCATGGCTGCAggttctcctcttcctcctgttcTTGATCATCTGCCTCACCACCCTGGTGGGCAACCTTGGACTGATGGCTCTTATTTGGAAGGATACCCATCTTCACACACCCATGTACTTGTTCCTTGGTGGTTTAGCCTTTGCAGATGCTTGCAGTTCAAGCTCTATAACACCCAGGATGCTGGTCAGTTTCTTAGACAAGACTGCAAAGATATCCCTAGCTGAGTGCAtcactcaattttatttttttgcttccaGTGCAACCACAGAATGTTTCCTCCTGGTagtgatggcctatgaccgctatgtaGCCATATGCAATCCCTTGCTTTATCCAGTGGTGATGTCCACCAGAATCTGCACTCACCTGATTAGTATTTCATATGCAATTGGTTTTCTGCATCCTTTGATTCATGTGAGCTTGTTATTAAGATTAACTTTCTGCAGGTCTAATGTAATATATTATTTCTATTGTGAAATTTTACAGCTGTTCAAAATTTCATGCAATGACTCATCTATTAATGCATTAATGCTACTTATTTTTGGAGCTTTTATACAAATTTCCACTGTAATGACCATCATAATCTCTTATACTCgtgtgctctttgacattctgaaaaaaaagtctgaaaagggCAGAAGCAAAGCCTTCTCCACGTGCAGTGCCCATATGCTCTCTGTTTCACTGTACTACGGCACTCTCATTTTCATGTATGTGCGCCCTGCATCTAGCCTAGCTGAAGATCAGGACAAAATATATTCCCTGTTTTACACAATTATAATCCCCCTGCTAAACCCATTTATTTACAGCTTGAGAAATAAAGAGGCTATAGGTGCTTTGAgaagagttgcaaagaagtaa